The Candidatus Zymogenus saltonus region ATTTATAAGGTCGTCCTGAAACGTCCCCGAGCTCATCGTTATGATCGGCTCCACCGAAAAGGTCAAGAGGACCCTGACTTTCTTTAGGCCCTTGACCCGCGCCCTTACTTCGTCGATCCTCCTCTCCATCCCTCGGGCGAGGCGTTCCGCCTCCTTTCCCTTCGACACGAGCGTCCCTATTTCCCGGACGGTTTCGATTATCCCCGATATATCGGTCGGGTTTATGACGTAGACCGGTATCCCCAATGTTTGGAGCTTTGCTATCTCCTTTTCCTTCTCACCGTCGGCGGTGGCGATCACCAGATCGGGGGAGAGCTCCACGATCCTCTCGAGATTAGGCTTTATGTAGGTGCCCACCTTCGGGAGGGAGCGGGCGGCCTCCGGGTAGTCGGAGAACTCGCTTACGCCGACGACCTTGCTTCCCGCGCCCACGGCGAAGAGTATCTCCGTTATGTTTGGGGCCAGCGAGACAATCCTCTTCGGGTTTTCCGGGACGGTTATCGTTCGGCCCATCTGGTCGACGATGCGCCTCTCCGAGGCGTGGGCCGCCGCCGCCGCGAGGACAACGAGAAGAGCTGATATTAGTATTAATACTAAAACGGCCGACCTGATTAATGTCTTTTCTCTTTTCAAAATAAAACCCCGACCGGAGAGGGTCGGGGTAAAAATCGAATACAGATTGGCGAATATCAAACGAGGATCAAATGTGATCATACCGGGCGGCAATGTACCGATCCTATTCAACCTTTAGCTCCATAGATCGGTTCACGGCTCGGCTTCGATTCTTGAGGCCGTCCCCCCCTCGGAAGACGGGCGTGTCCCAATATCACCGGGAGTTGATTTAAAATGAACCGTTTCCTCCATCGGCCTTGATGAGACACGCTTAAATCCTATCGGGAATCGGTCAGGTTCCTGGCTTGGGGGAGTTAATACGGCCATACTATATAGGCGGGCAAAGATTGCCGCCGACAGCCTAGGCCGATTATTGGAACTCCCCGCTAACAGTTGCGGGGCAGCGACGGTTTTCCACCGTCTTCCCTGAGATCGAGCTTCACGGCGCCGTTGAATTCCCGGAGTTTGCAACATACATTAATACCCCACCATCCCCCAATCTCCCCCAAAAACCGCCACTCCCTCCCGATAACTACCAATCCTTCCCAATAATCACCACCCCCCGACAAGCAAAATCTGCCGACCCATGCTGAACAGCTGCCTCCAACTCATCAAGCAAGATTTGCCGACCCATGATAGATAGTTACCTCCAACCCCGACAAGCAAAATTTGCCGACCCATACCAGATTGTTCCCCCCAACTCCCCAACCGAAATTTGCCGACCCACACCAGATTGTTCTCTCCAACTCCCCAACCGAAATTTGCCAACCCACGTTGAACAGTTACCTCCAATCCCAACAACCAAAAATTGCCGACCCCCCGCCGCGAAACAAGATCGCCGATCCCAAAAACAAAAATTCAAAGAACAGATTTGTATGGTAACGAATTATATATTTTTAATTTTTTTTGTCAATATAAATATACTTGTAACCCGGGAAAAACGATATTTGCCCGGCACACGCTAAAATTTGTACTCCTTATTTTTCGGATCGAAGTCCTTGTCCGTGAGATCGACATCGGTCTTTATATCTTTATATATATACGACTCGATGAGACCCCCCTTCTCGTCGTAGGAGAAGAGGGCGTAGATCAAGCGAGAACTTTTGTAGATATATATCTCGGTCCTGGCCGCGTAGCTGCTGTTTTCCACCCTGACGTGAACCGTCTCGGTATCGCCGTACATCTCCTCGCCGACGTATGTAAGGCGGATCTTGTGATTCGGCTTTTTCATGTCCTCTTTTATCGTAGTGTTTATCCTCCTCATTGTTGACGCCATTCCGGCCTCGGCCACGCTGTGGCGGTTGTTTCTCATTGCCATGCGGCTTTCAGGAGAGATTTTGATCGTTATAGCCCCGAGAATCCCGCCCGGGCTTACTATCATCTTGTCGTTGTTTTTGCCCCTTACGTAGATTATCTCCCTCCCGCTGTCATTGCCGCTGTTGATCTTCAGATAGATCATCAACGGCTTTTTCCACTTGACGTAGATATTCTGGGCCGGATTGAGCTTTCCCCTTATCCTTTCCTGCTTTATAAGGGTCAGCGTGTATTCGTTAAGCGCATTTGCCCTCTCCTGACACTTCTTCAGCTCTTCGACAGCCCTCTCGGGGAAGTCCGCCTCTCCCTGTGCGAAGAGGGATAACGGAAACAATAACAAGAACGACACAATAATGCCGAGAAAGGTTATCTCCTTTACAAATGGGTGGGCTTTCTTTTTGTTCACACCTGCCTCCAACATCAAACTTAAAAAAAGATTTCAAGCAGATAATAATATCACATAAAAATAGTCTTTTCCATCCAGTTGTGGAAATTTTTTCGTTTTTTAGTTTATTGCCGACGGATAAAATAACAAAATCCGAAGGATTTTGCCTTAAATAGTGTTAAAATAATATAGTGGATATAAACGCTCAAAAAGGGGAGATGTCCGACTTCGAGGCAATGGCGGCCGCGGCCGAGGGGGACAAGTCCGCCTTTGACGTTATCGTCAAGAGGCACCAGAGCGGACTGATAAACTATTTTTTACGCTACTCGGGAAATCTCGATACCGCCGCGGAGCTCGCCCAGGAGGTCTTCCTCAAGATCTACAAGGCCAGGGACAGGTACAAGCCGGAGGCGAAGTTTACGACCTACCTGTTCAGGGTGGCCCACAACCTCGCCATCAACGAGCTCATCGCAAAGAAGAGGCCCGACACAAGATCCTTAGATAACGAAGACGGGGTCGACCCCCCGGACTACGAGGGGATCGATCCCGAGACGGAGACGATGGCGGCTGAAACCTCTCAGACCATAAGGGAGGCGCTGTTAAGGCTCAATCCCGCTGAGCGCTCTGTTATTATCCTTAAATACACCCAGGGGATAAGCTACGCCGAAATCTCCAAGACCACCGGACGAAGTGTGGCCGGCGTGGAGTCGCTCCTTATAAGGGCAAAGGCAAAGCTCAAGGCGGAGCTGAAAAAGAGGGGAATCACTGGTGAGATGTTCGCCTGACCTTGAGGGGAGATTTGTCGAAGGTTTATTACTTGGATAGGGGGGAAGGGAGGAAACGGTGTTTTATATAACTACTATTGGGGACATGAGCGGAAATGTTTTTCAAGAATCCAAGACTTGGGAGAATCATATTTGAGGGATAATTTTCGATCGACCGAATATTTTCCGCATGATTCTTTAAGGATGGCTGTTTATATAGGTGAGAGGACAGTATTATGAGATTATCCGACAAAATAACGGGATACAAAAAACTACTAATGGGCCATGACGCTCTTATATAAATTCAGGGCGATATTATGAGACTATACAAGAAGACAATAAAGGGAGAAAAAGGGGCCCACAGGTGGGCCGAGGCGCTCTTCGGGCCGTACCTCGATGGGGAGCTCGATCCGAAGAGGGAAAAAAAGCTCCAAGACCACATCAAAGAGTGCACTCCCTGCAGGGAGGCGCTTGATCAGGAAAAGGTCCTTATGTCGGGGGTCGCCGGCGCCCTTAAACCCGTTACTATTCCGGACAGATACGACATCTCGGCTTCCGTGGCGAGAGAGATCAGATCGCTCGAAAATGAAGGGGTATTACACCCGATCAAGAGGCTGTTCCCGTGGTGGGGGATCAGACCTATGTCTCGTCCCTCCTTCTCCTACGCGATCGCCGCCGCGGTCGGGATATTTATAGGCATCTTTTCGGGGATACTTACGCCGGGATCGTCCAACACCGCCATATACGTGAACGGCGATTCCTCCTCCGACTCCTCCCTCGATTACATGATTGAAAAGATCTCATATTCCAACGGCGATTCACTGACAAGCTTATACTTCGCAAGCGAAACGGAGGATACAGATGAATAAAAAAGCATTGATTACCATCCTCGTAGTATCCCTCGGAATTAACGTGGGGCTCTTCGGCATGTTCCTGTATCGGGGGATTTCTGAAAAGGGATCGGAGCGCATAGGCCCTAGATTACGACCGCCGGAGCCCCGCCCGGAGCGTCATCTGCCGGGACGGCCCGGATCGGGGCCGCCGGGGCTGCCGAAATGGTTCGAGAGCGAGTGCAAAATAACCGACCAACAGAAAGAGGATATAAATAAGATTCTCGAAGAGAACAACGAAAAACTCGAAGCCTGCAGAAGAACGATATCCGACAACAGGAAAGAGCTGTTCACCCTCATCAACAAGGAGGACCCGAACCTCGAGGAGATAGACAAGAAGATCGCCGAGATATCGGCCCTGGAGCTCGATATGGAAAAGATTTTCGTCAGAAAGATCATATCGGTAAGAGGGGTCCTCACTCCGGATCAGGTCAAACTGCTGGACAGCCACATAGAGAAATATATGCGTCCAGGGAGCAAGTATTCCCCCGGCTTCGAAGGCAAGAGGTACGATAACAAAAATTGGAAGGGCGATAGAAGCCATCGACGGGGCTGGAGTAAGAATAAG contains the following coding sequences:
- a CDS encoding cobalamin-binding protein, which encodes MKREKTLIRSAVLVLILISALLVVLAAAAAHASERRIVDQMGRTITVPENPKRIVSLAPNITEILFAVGAGSKVVGVSEFSDYPEAARSLPKVGTYIKPNLERIVELSPDLVIATADGEKEKEIAKLQTLGIPVYVINPTDISGIIETVREIGTLVSKGKEAERLARGMERRIDEVRARVKGLKKVRVLLTFSVEPIITMSSGTFQDDLINIAGGVNIAAGERVRYPQFSMEEIIVRAPEVIVITTMSPGDVDKREVKIWSRFGAIPAVAKGRIYTIDSDIVDRPSPRIVDGLYELTRLLHPEAFPERGKTDGN
- a CDS encoding zf-HC2 domain-containing protein, with amino-acid sequence MRLYKKTIKGEKGAHRWAEALFGPYLDGELDPKREKKLQDHIKECTPCREALDQEKVLMSGVAGALKPVTIPDRYDISASVAREIRSLENEGVLHPIKRLFPWWGIRPMSRPSFSYAIAAAVGIFIGIFSGILTPGSSNTAIYVNGDSSSDSSLDYMIEKISYSNGDSLTSLYFASETEDTDE
- a CDS encoding Spy/CpxP family protein refolding chaperone; the encoded protein is MNKKALITILVVSLGINVGLFGMFLYRGISEKGSERIGPRLRPPEPRPERHLPGRPGSGPPGLPKWFESECKITDQQKEDINKILEENNEKLEACRRTISDNRKELFTLINKEDPNLEEIDKKIAEISALELDMEKIFVRKIISVRGVLTPDQVKLLDSHIEKYMRPGSKYSPGFEGKRYDNKNWKGDRSHRRGWSKNKTKKWGDDELQVKEPPQSEVSEPGEKEIDGGEPKDIEK
- a CDS encoding RNA polymerase sigma factor, producing the protein MSDFEAMAAAAEGDKSAFDVIVKRHQSGLINYFLRYSGNLDTAAELAQEVFLKIYKARDRYKPEAKFTTYLFRVAHNLAINELIAKKRPDTRSLDNEDGVDPPDYEGIDPETETMAAETSQTIREALLRLNPAERSVIILKYTQGISYAEISKTTGRSVAGVESLLIRAKAKLKAELKKRGITGEMFA
- a CDS encoding DUF1571 domain-containing protein; its protein translation is MNKKKAHPFVKEITFLGIIVSFLLLFPLSLFAQGEADFPERAVEELKKCQERANALNEYTLTLIKQERIRGKLNPAQNIYVKWKKPLMIYLKINSGNDSGREIIYVRGKNNDKMIVSPGGILGAITIKISPESRMAMRNNRHSVAEAGMASTMRRINTTIKEDMKKPNHKIRLTYVGEEMYGDTETVHVRVENSSYAARTEIYIYKSSRLIYALFSYDEKGGLIESYIYKDIKTDVDLTDKDFDPKNKEYKF